The following are encoded together in the Roseivirga misakiensis genome:
- a CDS encoding 4Fe-4S dicluster domain-containing protein, which yields MEYLPQIAFLLIVAVATFFLYKRITQIRKNIFLGKAVERNDNPSDRWKTMLLVAFGQQKMFKRVVPALLHSLIYVGFLVINLEVLEFVIDGFAGTHRIFAPYLGGVYTVLINVFEFLAVGVLLSCVAFLVRRNVMKVKRFSGEEMRKWPTLDANLILVIEIILMFAILTMNATDMLIQGQDEHYAQTGKFFFSGLLMPLFEGMSLSSLIALERFAWWFHIVGILGFAIYVTYSKHLHIALAFPNTWYSNLNAKGKIENMPVVTNEVKMMLGMPAEGAGDPPAEVERFGAKDVNDLSWVNIMNAYSCTECGRCTSQCPANITGKKLSPRKVMMATRDRAEEVGASIAKGGKGLEDGKSLFGDYITKEEVNACTSCNACVEACPVNIDPLAIILEMRRYASMEESSAPASWNGMFQNIETSFSPWKFAPTDRFKWADDLKEND from the coding sequence ATGGAATATCTGCCACAAATTGCCTTCCTCCTAATCGTCGCTGTAGCAACCTTTTTTTTGTACAAGCGCATAACCCAAATCAGGAAAAATATTTTCCTTGGAAAAGCTGTTGAAAGAAATGACAATCCTAGCGATCGCTGGAAAACAATGCTTTTGGTGGCCTTCGGTCAACAGAAAATGTTTAAGAGAGTTGTACCAGCATTATTGCACTCCTTAATCTATGTTGGCTTTTTGGTGATTAACCTGGAAGTATTAGAATTTGTAATCGACGGTTTTGCAGGCACACACAGAATTTTCGCTCCTTATTTGGGTGGCGTTTATACAGTACTGATTAACGTATTCGAATTCCTAGCCGTGGGCGTGCTGCTTTCATGTGTCGCCTTTCTGGTGAGGAGAAATGTTATGAAAGTAAAAAGATTTAGTGGCGAAGAAATGCGTAAGTGGCCTACGCTGGACGCTAACTTGATCTTGGTGATAGAAATTATCTTAATGTTCGCCATTCTGACTATGAATGCGACGGACATGCTTATTCAAGGGCAAGATGAGCACTACGCACAAACTGGTAAGTTCTTCTTTAGTGGACTCCTGATGCCACTCTTCGAAGGCATGAGCCTTAGTAGTTTAATTGCCCTAGAGCGATTTGCTTGGTGGTTCCACATCGTTGGTATTTTAGGCTTTGCCATTTATGTTACTTATTCCAAACACCTTCATATTGCCTTGGCATTTCCTAACACATGGTATTCGAATCTTAATGCTAAAGGAAAGATCGAGAATATGCCTGTGGTGACCAATGAAGTGAAAATGATGTTGGGAATGCCTGCAGAAGGAGCTGGCGATCCGCCTGCAGAAGTAGAACGATTTGGAGCAAAAGATGTAAATGACCTGAGCTGGGTCAATATCATGAATGCCTACTCGTGTACGGAGTGTGGTAGGTGTACTTCCCAATGCCCTGCCAACATCACTGGTAAGAAACTTTCCCCGAGAAAAGTTATGATGGCCACTAGAGACAGAGCGGAAGAAGTAGGTGCAAGTATCGCCAAAGGAGGAAAAGGATTGGAAGATGGTAAGTCGCTTTTTGGGGACTATATCACCAAAGAAGAGGTTAATGCTTGTACAAGTTGCAACGCTTGCGTAGAAGCATGCCCAGTAAACATTGATCCTTTAGCAATCATTTTAGAAATGAGAAGATATGCATCCATGGAAGAGTCAAGTGCTCCTGCCTCATGGAATGGAATGTTCCAAAATATTGAAACGAGCTTTTCACCTTGGAAATTTGCCCCAACCGATCGGTTTAAGTGGGCTGATGATTTAAAAGAAAACGACTAA
- a CDS encoding DUF1287 domain-containing protein — protein sequence MKSLLIILSLLPLSLFGQEVSFEKKLSEAAIELTKDAVSYDPSYFSIAYPNGDVPNDKGVCTDVVIRAYRKLDIDLQVKVHEDMKQNFDLYPKIWGLSGTDKNIDHRRVPNLMKFFERHGQPKTISNNPNDYSPGDVVCWNLGGATTHIGIVVDKKSRDGKRYLISHNIGNGQEISDCLFSYKIIGHYTYK from the coding sequence TTGAAATCTTTACTCATCATATTATCCCTACTTCCATTATCGCTGTTTGGCCAAGAGGTTTCTTTTGAAAAAAAGTTATCGGAAGCGGCCATTGAGTTGACAAAAGATGCGGTTTCCTATGACCCGAGCTACTTTTCCATTGCTTATCCAAACGGCGACGTGCCTAATGACAAGGGCGTATGCACAGATGTAGTCATCAGGGCTTATCGAAAGTTAGATATTGATCTTCAAGTCAAAGTCCATGAGGATATGAAGCAAAACTTTGACCTGTATCCGAAAATTTGGGGATTGTCAGGGACTGATAAAAATATAGATCACCGAAGGGTGCCAAACCTTATGAAGTTCTTTGAACGACATGGGCAGCCCAAGACTATTTCCAATAACCCGAACGACTACTCTCCCGGAGACGTAGTATGCTGGAATTTGGGTGGGGCGACTACTCATATTGGAATTGTTGTTGATAAGAAATCAAGAGACGGTAAGCGTTATTTGATTTCACATAATATCGGAAATGGGCAGGAGATTTCAGACTGCCTCTTCTCTTACAAAATTATAGGACATTATACATACAAGTAA
- a CDS encoding (Fe-S)-binding protein codes for MSDNINQVQTMAEMVAKGESPEVLFWVGCAGSFDDRYKKVTIAFIKILNKVGISFAVLGEEETCTGDPARRAGNEFLFQMQAIANIQVLDGYGVKKIVTACPHCFNTIKNEYPELGGNYEVIHHATFLQQLINEGKVGLKGGGEFKGKKITYHDSCYLGRANNIYEAPREVLQALDAELVEMKRCRTKGLCCGAGGAQMFKDAEPGNKEVNTERTEEALATGANVIAAACPFCMTMMRDGVKTKNKEESVEVLDLAELIAKNEGL; via the coding sequence ATGAGCGATAACATAAACCAAGTACAAACCATGGCTGAAATGGTAGCCAAAGGAGAATCTCCAGAAGTACTTTTCTGGGTAGGTTGTGCCGGTTCATTCGACGATAGATATAAGAAGGTGACCATTGCCTTCATCAAGATTTTAAACAAGGTTGGAATCTCTTTTGCCGTATTAGGGGAAGAGGAAACCTGTACTGGTGACCCTGCGAGAAGAGCCGGTAATGAGTTTTTATTTCAAATGCAGGCGATCGCCAATATTCAAGTGCTTGACGGATATGGCGTGAAAAAAATTGTGACGGCATGTCCGCACTGTTTCAACACCATAAAGAATGAATACCCAGAACTTGGTGGTAACTATGAAGTGATTCACCACGCTACATTCTTACAACAATTGATCAACGAAGGCAAAGTAGGTCTTAAAGGTGGCGGAGAATTTAAGGGCAAAAAAATCACTTATCACGATTCTTGCTACCTAGGTAGAGCCAATAATATTTATGAGGCACCTCGAGAAGTGTTGCAAGCGCTTGACGCTGAACTTGTAGAAATGAAACGCTGCCGCACTAAAGGTTTATGCTGTGGTGCAGGTGGTGCTCAAATGTTCAAAGATGCCGAACCTGGCAACAAAGAAGTTAACACTGAGCGTACAGAAGAAGCCCTTGCCACGGGAGCTAATGTGATTGCTGCTGCTTGTCCTTTTTGTATGACCATGATGCGTGACGGTGTAAAAACTAAGAATAAAGAAGAAAGTGTAGAGGTTCTTGATTTGGCCGAACTTATTGCCAAAAACGAGGGGCTTTAA
- a CDS encoding DM13 domain-containing protein, whose product MKNLKSLTCMLLVSMTLFGCIGTDIVEEIIVEEQLTITSRILTLAIGDSFQFEADFFDELGERTNGTTTWSSSDDQIISITADGLATALASGEVTITVASGSTSDSISLSTGPMTTFRALERTGSFMGLRNYTVNGDFTLSENGDNLELTFSSNFQSSNGPGLFVYLSNNSTRVTGGIELGQLSANSGTQTYIISRQNAELDTYNHVIIYCKPFGVAFGTGEFDN is encoded by the coding sequence ATGAAAAACCTAAAATCTTTGACATGTATGCTCTTGGTGAGCATGACACTATTCGGCTGTATCGGTACCGATATAGTGGAGGAGATAATTGTAGAAGAGCAATTAACCATAACCAGTAGAATACTCACATTAGCCATAGGAGATTCCTTTCAGTTCGAAGCGGATTTCTTCGACGAATTAGGAGAGCGAACGAATGGAACCACCACTTGGAGCTCAAGTGACGATCAAATTATATCAATTACAGCCGATGGCTTAGCTACGGCTTTGGCCAGTGGTGAAGTGACTATTACGGTGGCTTCTGGCAGTACTTCTGATTCTATTTCGCTGAGTACAGGACCTATGACTACGTTTAGGGCTCTGGAAAGGACAGGCTCTTTTATGGGGCTTAGAAATTACACTGTAAATGGGGACTTTACATTATCGGAAAACGGGGATAACCTAGAACTTACCTTTTCAAGTAATTTTCAGTCATCCAACGGCCCAGGGTTATTTGTTTATTTAAGTAATAATTCAACAAGGGTAACTGGTGGGATAGAGCTTGGGCAGCTAAGCGCTAATTCGGGAACCCAAACATATATTATAAGTCGGCAGAACGCTGAGTTAGATACTTATAACCACGTGATTATTTATTGTAAGCCATTTGGAGTGGCATTTGGAACAGGAGAATTTGATAATTAA
- a CDS encoding sensor histidine kinase → MAKNNTVNGGISLFWKLSTTFLVLLLMVGAVHITLSISASDQYYLKRNQKLNANIAQSIIQEVKPIINGEVTKNALDDIMHHMMAVNPSIEVYLLDKTGYILSHVAPYKKVKLKTVSLAPIQEFIDNNGEEFVQGDDPRKPGELQIFSAAAITDNDEVQGYVYVVLAGEDYYAVASNLWDEYITSLGGSSMVITLVAALVIGLIAIWFITRNLRGIIDVVRRFQDGDLEARISAKSGKEFNTLSLAFNDMADTIVGNIENLKSMENLRRELVGNVSHDLRTPLAVIHGYIETLMIKKDQLSIEERDKYLAIILSSTEKLKKMVAELFELSKLESKQVHPKKEPFFINELLQDVVQKYLILARKKGVLIQSVISNNIELVNADIALIERVLQNLIDNALKFTPEGGTITIKTNEMDSAVEIQVADTGVGIPEEQIPFVFDRYHIGDKRLSLDKNTTGLGLAIVKKILEIHDATINLSSKLNQGTSFSFQLPYHQA, encoded by the coding sequence ATGGCCAAGAATAATACAGTCAATGGTGGTATAAGCCTTTTTTGGAAGCTATCTACCACATTTTTAGTGCTACTGTTAATGGTAGGCGCAGTCCACATTACCTTATCAATTTCGGCTAGTGATCAATACTATTTGAAACGCAACCAAAAGTTGAATGCCAATATCGCGCAGAGTATAATTCAGGAAGTTAAGCCCATAATAAATGGTGAAGTGACGAAGAATGCTCTTGATGATATCATGCATCATATGATGGCGGTAAACCCAAGTATCGAGGTTTACTTGCTAGATAAAACAGGATATATTTTGAGCCATGTGGCACCCTATAAAAAGGTAAAGCTAAAAACGGTTAGCCTTGCCCCAATTCAAGAGTTTATTGATAATAACGGCGAGGAGTTTGTCCAAGGTGATGATCCTCGGAAACCTGGAGAATTACAAATTTTTAGTGCTGCTGCCATCACCGATAATGATGAGGTTCAGGGTTATGTTTATGTAGTGCTCGCCGGGGAAGATTATTACGCAGTGGCATCCAATTTATGGGATGAATACATTACTTCATTGGGTGGTAGTTCCATGGTCATTACGCTCGTAGCGGCTTTGGTGATTGGATTGATAGCTATTTGGTTTATCACCAGAAACTTGAGAGGTATTATAGATGTTGTCAGAAGATTCCAAGATGGTGATTTGGAAGCACGCATTAGTGCTAAATCAGGCAAAGAGTTCAACACCTTGAGTCTGGCTTTTAACGATATGGCCGATACCATTGTCGGGAATATTGAAAACCTGAAATCAATGGAGAACCTTCGTAGAGAATTGGTTGGCAACGTCAGTCATGACCTGAGGACTCCTTTGGCGGTAATCCACGGATATATAGAAACTTTGATGATTAAAAAGGATCAACTAAGCATCGAGGAAAGGGATAAGTACTTAGCTATAATATTATCGAGCACCGAAAAACTAAAGAAAATGGTCGCTGAGTTATTTGAGCTTTCAAAGCTAGAATCCAAACAGGTTCATCCGAAAAAGGAGCCATTTTTCATCAATGAGCTTTTACAGGATGTGGTTCAAAAGTATCTCATTCTGGCACGAAAAAAAGGAGTCCTTATTCAAAGTGTAATATCGAATAATATAGAGTTGGTTAATGCCGATATTGCTTTGATTGAAAGAGTGCTCCAAAACCTTATTGATAATGCACTGAAGTTTACTCCAGAAGGCGGAACTATTACCATAAAGACTAATGAAATGGATAGTGCTGTAGAAATCCAAGTAGCCGATACTGGTGTGGGAATTCCCGAAGAGCAAATCCCTTTTGTATTCGACCGTTATCATATAGGTGATAAACGTTTAAGCTTGGATAAGAACACTACAGGCCTGGGTTTAGCGATCGTAAAGAAAATTTTAGAAATCCACGATGCTACGATTAACCTTTCTAGTAAACTTAATCAAGGAACGTCATTTTCATTTCAACTTCCATATCATCAAGCATGA
- a CDS encoding response regulator transcription factor: MDKRVLIVEDDHDISGLIEIHLKDMGFETLVADRGDTGLELALTEQVDFIILDIMLPGKDGLEVCRELRSAKLKTPILMLTARSEEIDKILGLEMGADDYLTKPFSIRELTARVKAILRRTDSVGDGSKENSEIIRHGSLVVDKNKRKVILDGDRIELTPKEFDLLALMAESPGKSYSRENLLNVVWGYEFAGYEHTVNSHINRLRTKIESDLSNPKYILTSWGVGYRFNDELNQ; encoded by the coding sequence ATGGACAAAAGAGTACTCATAGTTGAAGATGACCATGATATCAGTGGATTAATTGAAATCCATTTGAAGGACATGGGTTTTGAAACACTCGTTGCCGATCGTGGTGATACGGGCCTAGAACTAGCATTGACAGAACAAGTCGATTTTATCATCCTTGACATTATGTTGCCAGGCAAAGACGGCCTGGAGGTATGTAGAGAACTGAGGTCTGCCAAGCTAAAAACACCGATTCTAATGCTTACTGCTCGATCTGAAGAAATCGATAAGATATTGGGTCTTGAAATGGGTGCTGATGATTATTTGACGAAGCCTTTTAGTATCCGAGAACTTACTGCAAGGGTGAAAGCTATTTTGCGAAGGACAGATTCGGTTGGTGATGGTTCGAAAGAGAATTCAGAGATTATCCGCCATGGATCGCTTGTAGTTGATAAGAACAAAAGGAAGGTCATTTTGGATGGCGATCGAATAGAATTGACGCCGAAAGAGTTTGATCTTCTAGCCCTAATGGCCGAGAGTCCTGGTAAAAGCTATAGTCGGGAAAACCTGTTGAATGTGGTTTGGGGCTATGAATTCGCCGGTTACGAACATACGGTAAACTCCCATATCAATCGACTAAGAACAAAAATTGAAAGCGACTTATCTAACCCTAAATATATACTAACCTCTTGGGGAGTAGGTTATCGCTTTAACGATGAATTAAATCAATAA
- a CDS encoding OmpA family protein, translating into MKKLVSFVFMTTLLIVSSCASKKQNFLGVQEAPKKTAPRPANPSIGPSQNAAAKVVTAQKEDDKTPKVLKNYVEDQNYTKAIEDFKDALKDNPDAPDLNYYTAESYRKLGNPKASLPYYAKALESGFENEELQINYALALKADEQYENAKAILEDYVDQASVERYRERAQREIDNLEMLDSIGLYVRNVDLTPLDAINSEQAEYSPFYYNKTLFFASTRETETFERYDIPYSDLYQVAVNELIPDAATLGPIPGAFNQPEINEGSIAFSPDGNTVIFAKGNANEKKGRRSVDLFISTKKNGRWSTPVSMPINSPQHWDTSPSFNQSGTTIYFASDRPGGYGGSDIYRATLNDRGRWGGVTNMGDAINTAGDEVFPYVAPDNKLYFASDGHPGFGMLDLFSAENKGGNVTVRNMGPSFNSAADDFGLIYSDFPFEGFYTSNRAGGKGGDDLYSFIDNSSDLKQITYLLKGTTYRRNDDSTQTILGNVRVKLLDVNGEVVDDVLSSRGGSYNFPIDPEKDYTLIGEADDFFTARKIFSTVGQGIPQDELIERFTEKTFTEDLTLDPIILDATIVLENIYYDLDKYDIRSDAALELDKLVSILKDNPAIVQIELSSHTDSRGFDDANMLLSENRAKAAVDYIVSKGIARSRLVAKGYGETKLINGCDNDTECEEALHQQNRRTEFKVLEYDKNKIDRN; encoded by the coding sequence ATGAAAAAGCTCGTTTCATTCGTATTCATGACTACACTACTTATCGTAAGTAGTTGCGCAAGCAAAAAGCAGAATTTTCTGGGTGTCCAAGAAGCACCAAAGAAAACTGCTCCAAGACCGGCTAATCCTTCCATAGGCCCTAGCCAAAATGCAGCTGCCAAAGTAGTTACAGCTCAAAAAGAAGACGATAAAACGCCGAAAGTTCTGAAGAACTATGTGGAAGATCAGAATTACACCAAGGCGATTGAAGACTTTAAGGATGCCTTGAAGGATAATCCTGACGCACCAGACTTAAATTATTATACTGCTGAATCTTATAGAAAACTTGGCAATCCGAAAGCATCCCTCCCTTACTATGCAAAAGCGCTAGAATCGGGGTTTGAAAATGAAGAGTTGCAGATTAATTATGCATTAGCCCTGAAAGCCGATGAACAATATGAGAATGCAAAAGCTATTCTGGAAGACTATGTAGATCAGGCTTCGGTTGAAAGATATCGCGAACGGGCACAACGCGAAATCGATAACTTAGAAATGCTTGACAGTATTGGGTTATATGTTCGTAATGTGGATTTAACTCCGCTCGATGCTATCAACTCAGAACAAGCGGAGTACAGCCCGTTCTATTATAACAAGACCTTGTTTTTTGCCAGTACGCGTGAGACCGAAACCTTTGAACGATATGACATTCCTTACAGCGACCTTTATCAAGTGGCTGTTAATGAACTGATACCAGATGCAGCCACATTAGGACCAATTCCTGGGGCTTTTAATCAACCAGAAATAAACGAGGGATCAATTGCTTTTTCTCCTGATGGAAACACCGTGATTTTTGCTAAGGGTAACGCGAATGAGAAGAAAGGACGAAGGAGTGTAGATCTGTTTATATCAACCAAGAAAAATGGTCGATGGAGTACGCCCGTATCCATGCCAATCAATAGCCCACAGCACTGGGATACATCGCCATCCTTTAACCAATCAGGAACGACTATCTATTTTGCCTCTGATAGGCCGGGTGGATATGGAGGATCAGATATTTACCGCGCCACACTAAATGATCGTGGTAGATGGGGTGGAGTCACCAATATGGGCGACGCCATTAATACGGCTGGCGATGAAGTTTTTCCCTACGTAGCGCCAGATAACAAACTTTATTTTGCTTCAGATGGGCACCCAGGTTTTGGTATGCTCGACCTTTTCTCCGCAGAGAATAAAGGTGGTAATGTAACTGTCCGAAATATGGGGCCTTCCTTTAATTCGGCTGCCGACGATTTCGGTTTAATTTACTCTGACTTTCCATTCGAGGGATTTTACACTTCCAACAGAGCTGGTGGCAAAGGTGGGGATGACCTTTACAGCTTTATCGATAATTCTAGCGATTTAAAGCAGATCACCTATTTGCTGAAAGGAACTACATACAGACGCAATGACGACAGCACACAGACTATTTTAGGGAATGTTCGGGTGAAATTACTTGATGTCAATGGTGAAGTAGTAGATGATGTGCTAAGTAGCAGAGGTGGTTCTTATAACTTCCCGATTGACCCTGAAAAAGACTACACACTTATAGGAGAAGCCGATGATTTCTTTACAGCAAGAAAAATCTTCTCTACAGTTGGTCAAGGAATTCCTCAGGATGAACTCATTGAAAGATTCACAGAAAAAACGTTCACGGAAGACTTAACGCTTGACCCAATTATTTTGGATGCCACGATCGTATTGGAAAACATTTACTATGATTTAGATAAATATGACATACGATCCGATGCAGCTTTGGAATTGGACAAACTAGTGAGCATTCTAAAGGATAATCCGGCGATCGTTCAGATTGAGCTCAGCTCCCATACCGATTCACGCGGTTTTGACGATGCCAACATGTTGTTATCAGAAAACAGGGCCAAAGCCGCAGTAGACTATATAGTTTCTAAAGGAATCGCCAGAAGTAGACTGGTGGCTAAGGGATACGGAGAAACAAAATTAATCAACGGCTGCGACAACGATACCGAATGTGAAGAGGCACTACACCAACAAAATCGTAGAACCGAATTTAAGGTCCTGGAATACGACAAGAATAAAATTGATCGGAATTAA
- a CDS encoding AIR synthase related protein, whose protein sequence is MNDRYMQRGVSASKEDVHNAIKNLDKGLFPNAFCKVVPDFMGGDSAYCNIMHADGAGTKSSLAYMYWKETGDISVWKGIAQDAIIMNIDDLLCVGATDNILLSSTIGRNKNLIPGEVISALINGTEEVLQMLRDNGLNIISTGGETADVGDLVRTVIVDSTVIARMKREDVITNEKIQPGQVIIGLASFGQANYESQYNGGMGSNGLTSARHDVFHKYLAEKFPESFDPSVPSDLVYSGGKKLTDKVEGAPLDAGQLVLSPTRTYAPVMVEILKQFRYDIGGVIHCSGGAQTKILHFVDKLHIIKDNLFDVPPLFKLIQEESNTDWKEMYKVFNMGHRMEIYADHGIADDIIALSESFGIPAQIIGHVEASDSKKLSIKSDAGDFIY, encoded by the coding sequence ATGAACGACCGATACATGCAGAGAGGCGTATCTGCCTCAAAAGAAGATGTACACAATGCCATCAAAAACCTCGACAAAGGTTTATTCCCAAATGCATTTTGTAAGGTTGTACCTGATTTCATGGGTGGCGATAGTGCGTACTGCAACATTATGCATGCAGATGGTGCTGGCACAAAATCGTCGCTCGCCTATATGTATTGGAAAGAAACTGGCGACATCAGTGTTTGGAAAGGCATAGCCCAAGATGCCATCATTATGAATATTGATGACCTATTGTGTGTTGGCGCCACGGACAATATCCTACTTTCCTCCACCATTGGAAGAAACAAAAACTTAATTCCTGGGGAGGTAATTTCTGCCCTGATCAATGGTACAGAAGAGGTGCTCCAAATGCTTAGAGATAATGGTTTAAACATTATCAGTACTGGAGGTGAAACTGCGGATGTTGGGGACCTAGTGCGAACAGTAATTGTAGATAGTACCGTTATCGCTCGAATGAAGCGAGAAGATGTCATCACAAACGAAAAAATTCAGCCAGGCCAGGTTATTATTGGTTTAGCCTCCTTTGGTCAGGCTAATTATGAAAGCCAGTACAATGGAGGTATGGGTTCCAATGGGCTGACCTCTGCTCGCCATGATGTTTTTCATAAATATCTGGCCGAAAAATTCCCTGAAAGTTTCGATCCAAGTGTTCCAAGTGATCTTGTGTATTCAGGAGGCAAAAAACTAACCGACAAGGTGGAAGGAGCTCCTCTAGATGCTGGCCAATTAGTTTTATCGCCAACGAGGACTTATGCGCCCGTAATGGTCGAAATTCTAAAGCAATTCAGGTATGATATAGGCGGTGTTATTCACTGTAGCGGCGGCGCTCAAACCAAAATTCTTCACTTCGTAGACAAACTTCATATTATCAAAGACAACCTGTTTGACGTACCACCATTGTTCAAGCTAATTCAGGAAGAAAGCAATACAGACTGGAAAGAAATGTACAAGGTATTTAACATGGGACACCGTATGGAAATCTATGCCGATCATGGAATTGCTGATGATATTATTGCCTTATCAGAGTCTTTTGGCATCCCTGCACAGATTATTGGCCATGTTGAGGCCTCAGACAGCAAAAAACTTTCGATAAAAAGTGACGCTGGAGATTTTATTTATTGA